A genomic region of Methanosarcina thermophila TM-1 contains the following coding sequences:
- a CDS encoding glutaredoxin family protein: MAKIILYTTDRCPKCNKLKNFLETHSIAFEVADMSTPEALTELRFNGVFTMTAPVLQIDDTFLTHEELFREGEVDSEKIQGIM; encoded by the coding sequence ATGGCAAAAATAATATTATACACAACGGACCGCTGTCCGAAATGTAATAAATTAAAAAATTTCCTGGAAACGCATTCAATTGCTTTCGAGGTAGCAGATATGTCTACTCCAGAAGCTCTAACAGAATTGCGTTTCAACGGGGTCTTCACTATGACAGCGCCTGTTTTACAGATCGATGATACTTTTCTTACACACGAGGAACTCTTCCGTGAGGGAGAAGTAGACTCCGAGAAAATCCAGGGAATTATGTGA
- the radB gene encoding DNA repair and recombination protein RadB: MVRLYLIKQKKRCHFIEKLLSSGCKPLDELLGGGFEKGIVTQIFGPAGTGKTNICIQLSVECVKQGQRVIYIDTEGLSPSRFRQIAGENAKEIAKSIIIYEPMNFEEQYAAVREVERIAGENIGLVILDSATSFYRFELEDDETSMKSRRELANQIGFLHALARKYGFAVVITNQVYSDIASGGVRPLGGSSLEHISKTIIRLEKTGEGTRRAILYKHRSRPEGSSAEFTITAEGIR; this comes from the coding sequence ATGGTTCGGTTATATCTCATCAAGCAGAAAAAGAGGTGTCACTTCATAGAGAAATTATTATCTTCCGGCTGCAAGCCCCTTGATGAACTTCTTGGAGGAGGTTTTGAGAAAGGCATTGTAACTCAAATCTTCGGACCTGCAGGAACTGGGAAAACAAATATCTGTATCCAGCTTTCGGTAGAATGCGTAAAACAAGGGCAAAGAGTCATTTACATAGATACTGAAGGACTTTCTCCTTCACGTTTCAGGCAGATTGCAGGGGAAAATGCAAAAGAAATAGCAAAGAGCATCATCATCTATGAGCCCATGAATTTTGAAGAGCAGTATGCAGCCGTAAGAGAGGTGGAAAGAATAGCTGGAGAGAATATCGGTCTCGTGATCTTGGATTCTGCAACCTCATTCTACAGGTTCGAGCTTGAAGACGATGAAACAAGCATGAAAAGCCGCAGAGAACTTGCCAACCAGATAGGATTTTTACATGCCCTAGCCCGCAAATATGGTTTTGCCGTAGTCATAACCAACCAGGTATATTCAGATATTGCCTCAGGAGGGGTGCGCCCCCTTGGTGGCAGTTCCCTGGAGCATATCTCAAAGACGATTATCAGACTGGAAAAAACAGGCGAAGGAACCAGGCGCGCCATCCTGTACAAACATCGTTCTCGTCCTGAAGGCTCAAGTGCTGAATTTACAATTACAGCTGAAGGAATTCGCTAA